GTGCCGGGGGTGTTGCGTTCCAGCGCGGCGTAGGACGACGCCGGGTCCAGCCCTTCGAGGAACCGGCCGCCATGCGTGTCCAGCCGCACGGCCAGCCGCCCCGCGGCGGCCAGTTCGGGAAAGGCGCGGCAAACCTGCAGCGCGTCCGTGATCTCGCGGCCGAAATAATCGACCAGCACGACGAGGTCGGCATCCGGGTAGGTCTCGTGGAACATTTCGGCGGCGCGCAGGGTGGACCCGGCATAGCCGATCAGGGCATGGGGCATCGTGCCCAGTCCATGCTCGGCGCCGAAGAAGGACGCCGTGGCGTCGTTCGCCCCGCCGATGAACCCCAGCGCGCCCTCGCGCCGGGCGGCGGCGCTGCCGACCGAGGCGGCATAGGCCATCTGCTCCTGCATCTCGAACCCGGCGCAATGCCGGGCCTCCATGGCCAGGAAGCGCACGTTGGGCAGGGCCATCGCCATCTGGTACGCGTTGTGCGCCGCGACGCAGGGCGGACCCAGCTTCTGCAGCAGCAGCGTTTCCAGGTCGCTCAGCGCCGCGAACGAGCCGGTGATGTAGACCAGCGGCTCGCCCGCGCCGACCCAGGTTCCTTCGGGAAACATGACCTCGTGCGTGATCGCGCTGCCGCGCGCGCGGGTCACGTTGTCCAGCCAGTCGATCATCAGCCGGGGCGCGGAGATGACCGGCCGGCGGATGAACATGGCATAGGTCACGACCCGGTCGCCGAAGCGGGTCACGATGTCCCGCGTCCGGTTGAAGTAGGCGTCCGTCCGC
This genomic stretch from Gluconacetobacter diazotrophicus PA1 5 harbors:
- a CDS encoding nicotinate phosphoribosyltransferase gives rise to the protein MSAADTDGAFGPSQALDDGTISARTDAYFNRTRDIVTRFGDRVVTYAMFIRRPVISAPRLMIDWLDNVTRARGSAITHEVMFPEGTWVGAGEPLVYITGSFAALSDLETLLLQKLGPPCVAAHNAYQMAMALPNVRFLAMEARHCAGFEMQEQMAYAASVGSAAARREGALGFIGGANDATASFFGAEHGLGTMPHALIGYAGSTLRAAEMFHETYPDADLVVLVDYFGREITDALQVCRAFPELAAAGRLAVRLDTHGGRFLEGLDPASSYAALERNTPGTIRRYRSETELRHLVGTGVSAAAIWRMREALDEAGFPRVRIIVSSGFSGEKCLAMADAHAPIDVVGTGSFIPDRWSETYATADIVSYDGQARVKVGREFLLRQAHGRAVPPS